AGATCGTGTGGGGCGATGGCAGGGTGATTTCCTCTGATGAGATAAGATCCGTATCATCGGGATCGGGAACACCGGCGGGGATCAGCTCGTCCAGGATCGCCAAGGACAGCTCATCATCAAAAACCGGCACATCGTCACCCGCGAAAACCTCGCCCGTTTCTTGAAACCAGCGCAACTTCAGCTCATTATCGCCAAAGCGCGCGATCGGGAGAATGACCCGTACAAAGGTCGATTCCATGAAGTCCTTCAACGGGCCAGGTCGACGTCCTTCGTATGGCATCGTGCGCTTATCACGGTCCCCAATGAAATTATCGACATAGCGAACGCTCATCTTGTCGTAATCGAAGACCGTATCGATGAACTGGACAATCGGGCTGAGTCGATCCAGCTTGTCGTGATCGATCAGCGGATAATCCCCTGCAGGCGTCCCGGCCATGTCCAGTACGCTGAACCCGTTAAAGTCCGCCCCCAGGATGCGCTGTGAGACCACCCGGCGGGTCTCATGGGCAATCAGCTGACGCTGCAGAATCGGGGAGTTGGACAGATCGACCTTGTCGACACCGATGGCGCTGGCGGCATCGAAGACGGATTGTTCGCCTCCCTTGTTCTGAGCCTCGAGCAATAATCTGTAGAGGTCGAACTGCCAGAGCTCATAACTGGTCTGCAGCAGATCGCATTCGATCGTGAACGTCACACCGCTTTCATAGGCGTTTGATGCCGTGAACCCGACATCAAGCTCGCCGCCCCCTTCCGCCATGGGCGGGAGAACGTCCGAATCGGTAATATTGTCGGCCAGTTCGAAGACATATTGCGCCGGGCTTGCTTTTTTCAGATCATAACCCCGTCCGCTGAGATAGAAGCGTGTTCTGATCTTGCTGTCATGGGACACCGACGCGATGGCGACGCGTGCACGACGTGCGGCATACCCTTCCGGGATCCGGACTTTCGTCATAATCGCATCATGGCCCACGCTGGGCCGCTTCGGACTCTGGAAATCTATGCTGCCGCTCACGGAGACGACGGGGTCCGGCGGCGGCAGCGCGTCTTCGACCCCGAAATAGGCCGAATGATCGAGCCAGTTATCGGTATTCAGATCGGCAGCTGTGATCACGGTGCCATCCCGCTCCAGTACCGGACGCGTCGTAGCGTTAGTCTGGGACGGTGCCGTCGGATCGTTTTCCATATAATCACGATAGTGAGCCGCTGGATTGGCAATCACGATATTGGCGAACATGTGTTTGGCATGTTGCAGCAGATCGATGCGGTGGATTTCATTGACGAGGCGCGTCACCGCAACGGAATGATCGCCGCTTCGATTGTCGATCCCGGCCTCGGAGCGTTTGGTGTGGACGGTCAATGCCCGGGTGGACAGAGAATTGAGGATCCGGGTCTTAGTTTTCTCGCGACTTTCCCGCACCAGCTGGTCGGAAACCTCACGCGCCGTCTGGCTGCTTCGCTGTGTGCTCTGTGTAAGCCCGACATCGCCGTAAGCTGAGAAACTGACCGCGCCATAAGTGCCGGACGCTTCCGTTCCCAGATTAATCGTCTGTGATTTGGCCTGAAGACTTTGCGCGGCATCGCGCATGGTCGACTGGCTGGTCGTGGTCTCGCTCGTTTCCGACGTCCGCTCGACTTCCTGTTCCCGGTAGGCGCGGCTTTCCAGCTCGTCGACTCGCTCGTCATACAGGGAGTAGAAAGTCCCGGCAGGCGTATTGCGGATACGGAAGATCTCGCCCGCCTCATAGCGGACCAGCGTCATGGTGGTCTGCGACAGTTCACCGACAACAAATTTGAAATTCTGACCGGGATAGAAACGTGGAAAATCCGTCATGGCGTTCAGCCCCCCTTCTTGCGACGATAGACGGGTTTGTCGCTACGCTTGGCCACGCCGGAGGCCTTTTTACCCTTGGCCGTCTTGGGCGGCGTCGGAAGCTTCCGACCACCTCGTCCCGGTTTTGTGACAGGTGGCTTCGGCCGGACAGGGGCGGCAAACAGATCGGATGGCAGAATGATCCGCGAACGGAACAGATGATGGCGCACGATATTGTCGTCATTCCCGTCCGATGGATCGCGACCGTCAGGATCGTGATCATCGTCAGCTGGACCATCAGGCGGAGCGTCCACATCCGTTTCGTTAGCGGCATCCGGGTCGGACGTATCCGTCAGAAAAGCGGCCTTGATATACGACTGATCGTAAAGCGCGGCCACATGGATGACGCGGTGCAGAGCCGCAAGCAGCCGACGATAGGGCGCATCCTCACGCGAGTGACAATAGAGCGCCAGAAGATCGGTCGTCCATTCCATACCCAGCAATGCCAGCAATCGGTCAACCGACCCGTTAGGAAAGGCGACTTGCCAGTCTGCCCATAGATCAGTCAGATCGACATCATCCCCCATCCGGTTCAGGCCATCTGCGACCTGATTGGCGAGTCGAAAGGCGGCCCAGACGCTATCATCCATCGATATGGGGCGATCAAAGGGCCGCCCCATCGCTTCGAGCGTGACAGCATCGACCATCTGACGTCTGACCTGATACCCCTCCTCGCTCAACCGTGTCGCGGCCAATGCGTGATCAAGCGTGTCATGATCCGCTTTTATCAGCGGGCGAGCGGCCTCATCGCGCGGAATGACATCGAATAGCGGAACATTTTGCGCCAGTATAAGGATGGGTTTTCGGTAGTTCAGATCCCGAACGACCGTCTGACGGAAAAGATCAATGCTTGTGGTCATGACTGCCCCCTGCGGAAATGGTTAACGCAAGATTGATAAAAGTCAAGGATCCGGGCGTTCTGAGAAAAAACCGCTGGAAATTGTATCCGCCCCAGTGAGCTTCCCATGAGTGAGCCTGCAATGGACGATGCTGCGACCCATCACAGCGGAAGAGTTGACAGAATAGATACAAGTCTCTAACTCGCGCTTCCGAATGACGGCCCGGCCATCTGGTGCGGGCCTCTCTTTATTGAACATTACGAAAGACGATCATGGCGAATACGTCATCTGCTAAGAAAAATGTGCGCAAGATGGAGCGCAAGACCGCTGTCAATTCCGCACGCCGTTCGCGCGTCCGGACATTCCTGCGCCGCGTCGAAGACGCGCTGGCCGCTGGCGACCGCAAGACAGCCGAAGCGGCCCTGAAACAGGCCGAACCGGAACTGATGCGGGCCGTGTCGCGCGGCGTCTATCACAAGAATACGGCAGCGCGGAAAATCTCGCGCCTGTCTTCGCGTTGCAAGGCGCTCGGCTAGGCCGACCCACACCCCATTTGATCAGGAGACCGGGCCCCACGCCCGGTTTTTTTGTTTCTGAACCTCAGTCTTTATAGACTGGTCTTAGCGTCCGTCCCCCGGAGCGCACCATTCATCGCTCCTGATCGCCTGGCGCCCGTCTCAGGCGAACGAGGCTCTGGCTCACTCGCCTGAGAGGTTTTGAGGGGCCGGGACGCGCGGAAGCTTATCAAAGGTTGAACTCGGCGTTGCGGTGCCGGAACGAAATGCCGCCTCCCGACAAGAAAATGTCACCTGTGTGAAACTTTTCCGACAGCTAGAATCCTGCGACTCTTGCCTTTTTTAGAGTCAACTTTTCTTTCATCCAAAAACCACTGATTCTGTCGTTGACGCTCGGTGAAAGAGTCGT
This genomic window from Algimonas porphyrae contains:
- the rpsT gene encoding 30S ribosomal protein S20, yielding MANTSSAKKNVRKMERKTAVNSARRSRVRTFLRRVEDALAAGDRKTAEAALKQAEPELMRAVSRGVYHKNTAARKISRLSSRCKALG